The sequence TACGGAATCGATCACGTCCTGCGGGGCGCGCAGTCCCAGGATGCGCAGCGCCTCCTCGTACCCGGAGCGCACGGCCACCGCTGTCGGGGAGTCGGCGCGGGCCATCAGCAGCGGTGCCCCGTGGCCCAGGTCCACCAGGTGGCGCACGGCCAGCAGCACCCCGTGGCCATGGTCCGAGCAGACCCGGTCCAGGGCGTCGAGCGGGGAGCCGGCCGCGGGCTGCCGTTCCAGGAGCACGGTGGGCACGGGCAGCGAGGTGATCCAGTCGCCGAACGCCGCCGGGTCGCCGGGCCGCCGCCACCCGGGCGCGACGAGCATTCCCTCGGCGCCCGCCGCGAGGAGGCCCTCGGTGCGGGCGTGGTCCTCCTCGGGCCGGTAGTCGGAGATGCGCAGGATCAGCCGGGCCCCGGCCCGCGCGGCGGCCTCGTGCGCCCCGCGGATCACCTCGGCGAAGTAGTACGTCGCGGAGGGTGCGAGCATGCCGAGGACCAGGCCGCTGCCCGCGCCCGCGCCGCCGGGGCCGGTGGCGCCCGGACCGGTGGCGGCGCCGGGCGGGGGCACGGCGTCCTGCGGCCAGGACACGGAACCGTGCACCCGGTCGAGCAGGCCCCGTACCGCCAGGTCCTCGACGTCCCGGCGGATCGTGACGGGGGAGACCCCCAGCTGGGAGGCGAGGTCCGAGACCCGGGCCGAGCCCCGTTCGCGTACCAGCTCCAGCAGTCGGTCATGGCGTTCAGCAGCACTTTCGCGCACGGCAGCAGTCCCCTCGCAATGTGTGACCCGGTCTCCGGTCCGGCCACTCCCGGAGCCCTGTCCCGACCCTAGTCCAGCGTGATCGAACGATGGCAGTTTCGATCATTCAAACGCAATCCATTGACGTTCGATCAATCGGCGTCCAGGATTCCGGCGATGCCGACCGATCGAGCGATCCGAGCCATGCGACCGATCCCGGCCGGCCGACCGATCCGATCGGCTGATCCGACCGACCGATCCGAACCGACCCTGACTGTTCGTACGGAGGAATTGTGAGACACCGCGTCACCGCAGCCGCGCTCGCTGCCCTGACCGCCGCCGCCGGGCTGACCGCCGCGGGAACGGGCACCGCGCAGGCCGCGCCCACCGGCCGTACCCACCACGTCGACTGCTCCGCCACCCCCGGTACGACAGCGGCCGACGGCAGCAGGGCACGGCCCTGGACCGGTCTCGACGAGGCGAACGCCCAGACCTACGGCCCCGGCGACCGGCTGCTCTTCCGGCGCGGTGCCACCTGCACCGGCACCCTCGCCCCGCAGGGCGGCGGCTCCGCCCGCGCCCCGTTCACCATCGCCGACTACGGCCACGGGTCCGCCCGCGCCAAGCTCGACGGCGCGGGCGCCCACGATGTCGTCCTGCTCTCCAACACGCAGTACGTCCATCTCAAGGCCCTGGAGATCACCAACGCCGACAACCCCGGCAGCGAGCGCAACGGCGTACGCCTGCGTCTCACCGACTACGGCACCGCCCGCGGCTTCAGCGTCTCGGGTCTCTACATCCATGACGTGCGCGGCGGCGACTTCAAGACGCTCACCGGCTCCAGCGCCATCCACATCGCCGTCGAGGGCAAGGCGAAGGCCAGCCGGTACGACGGTCTCGACATCGGCTACAACCGGATCGAGAACGTCGACCGCGAGGGCATCTACTTCAAGTCCACCTTCTCCAAGCGCGATCTGGTCGGCGAGCAGCAGGACCCGAACGTCTACCCGGGGGAGTGGACGCCCAGCACCGGCGTCCGTATCCACCACAACACGCTGAAGTCCCTGGCGGGCGACGGCATGAAGCTGGACACCACCAGCGGCGCCCGCGTCGACCACAACAGGATCGACGGCTTCCAGCTCCGCTCGCCCTCCGCCAACGCGGGCATCTGGACCTTCAACACCGACGACACGACCGTCGAGTACAACGACGTCTCGGGCGGCGGAAACACCCACGACGGCATGTCCTTCGACGCCGACGGCGCCTCGCGGAACACCGTCTTCCAGTACAACTACAGCCACGACAACAAGGGCGGCTTCCTGCTGGTCTGCCCCTACAGCGGAGCCAAAACCATTGGCACGGTCGCCCGCTACAACGTCAGCCGCAACGACGGCGCGCGCCTCATCCAGAACTGCTGGGGCCCGATCCTCGACACCCGGATCTACAACAACACCTTCGTCAACAGCGCGGAGACAGTGCCCGGTCACCTCGTCCAGGACGACGCCGGAAGCCCCGCCACCACGCAGCACGAACTGTCCATCCGCAACAACGTCTTCGTGAGCGAAGGCACCGGCGGCTACGCCTTCAAGAACCCGACCGCCGGCCTCTCCTTCGACCACAACGCGTTCTACGGCATCGACATGACCCGCCCCAACCCCGGTGGCATCACCGCCGACCCGAAGCTGCGCCCCGACTTCCGGCTGGGCAAGGGCTCGCCCGCCCTCGCCGCCGGAACCGTGATCGAGAACAACGGCGGCAAGGACTACTTCGGCAACAGGCTGAAGCCCGGCGCCCCCAACATCGGTGCCTACGCGGGCCGCGGCGTCAGATAACGGGCCCCGCGCCCCAGCCCGTACCACGGGCACCACACGTAACAGGGGTAACACCCGGAGAGCCCCTGGCGCCGGTAACCGCCCACTCACTGGGGTCCGTACTTGCGGCCTGTCCTGGAGGAGACCCCTCCGAGCAGGCCGCGAGGCGTGACCTTGACCAGCCCCATCAGCGCCTTGTAGCGCGGGTCCGGGATCGACACCGACCTGCCGCGCGCCAGATCCGCGAGTGCCGACGCCACCACCTTGTCGGCGTCCAGCCACATCCAGCCCGGGATGTTGCCCGTCCCCATCCCGGCCCGCTCATGGAACTCCGTCCGCACGAAACCGGGACACAGCGCCATCAGCCGTACGCCGGACTCGGCCAGGTCCTTCGAGGCTCCCTGGGTGAACTGCACGACCCACGCCTTCGACGCCCCGTACGTCCCGCGCGGCAGGAACGCCGCGACGGAGGCCACGTTGATCACCCCGCCCCGGCCCCGCTCCCGCATCCCGGCCGCGGCGGCCGACGTCAGCCGCAGCACGGCCTCGCAGTGCACCTTCAGCATCGTCAGCTCATCGGACATGGGCGTGTCCAGATAGCGCCCCTTGCTGCCGAACCCCGCGTTGTTGACCAGCAGATCGACCGGGTGCCGGTGATCCTCCAGCCGCGCCTCGACGGCCGCGATCCCGGTGTCCTCGGACAGATCGGCACTCAGCACCTCGGCCTCGATGCCGTGCCGGTCGTGCAGTTCGGTGGCCTGGACCCGCAGCCGCTCGGTGTCGCGGGCCACCAGCACCAGGTTGTGCCCGTCGCCCGCGAGCCGCCGCGCGAAGGCGGCCCCGATCCCCGCCGTCGCGCCCGTAATCAGTGCAGTCGTCATACGCGGCACGTTAGTGCCCTTCACGCACCCCCGGATCACCCGCCCGGCGGCCCCTGCCGCCGCCCGGCACAACCTCCGCCGCCCGGCACGGCCTAGTCGGCCGTGGCCCGCCCGGTGTTCCCGTCGGCCCCGGCCTGCGCGGCGTACTCCCGCGCCCTGCGCAGCGCCTCGGGGTGCAGCGCGTCACCGGCGGCCAACAGGCCCGGCAGCAGATCCCGTTCGGTCGTCACCGCCCTGAACTGCAGAGCCACCGTGACCTCGTGGTCCGGGCGGTGCACGATCTCGACCGGATCACCCGCCCGGATGGTGCCCGGTTCGATCACCCGCAGGTACGCGCCCGGGGCGGCCGCCTCGGTGAACCGCTTGACCCACCCCTTCTCACCGAGGTGACCCGCGAACGTCCGGCACGGGATGCGGCCCGAGGTCACCTCCAGGAGCAGGCCGGAGCCGATCCGCCAGCGCTCCCCGATCCTCGCGCCGCTCACGTCGACGCCCAGGGTCGTCAGGTTCTCGCCGAACGCCCCGTTGGCCAGCGTCCGGCCGCCCAGTGCCCGCTCCCAGGCATCCAGTTCCTCGCGGGCGAAGGCGTACACCGCCTGGTCGCTGCCGCCGTGGTGCCGCAGATCGCACACCGCGTCCCCGGCGACCCCGCTGCCGCCGATGTGCTTGGGGCCGGGATCGGTGACCTGTACCGGCCCCTCGACAGGCCGTTTGTCGATCCCGGTGACGCCTTCGGAGTGCGCGGAGGCGCGGGGGCGGCCCACATTTACGGTCAGCAGCTTCATGCCGTACACGCTAAGGGCTGTCCCGTCATCCCTGGTGGGACAGCCCGTGGCCAATCAGCCCCCAAAGTAACCAGCCATTAATTCGCCGACGCTACAAGAATCGCTTATGGTGGGGGAGTGATCGAAGCCCGTCATCTCCGTGTCCTGCGCGCCGTGGCCACCACCGGCTCGTTCTCCGCCGCCGCCCGCGAGCTGGGCTGCACACAGCCCGCCGTCAGCCAGCAGATGAAGGCCCTGGAGTCCTCCGCCGGCACCACGCTGCTGATCCGTACGGGCCGCGAGATGCGCCTCACCCAGGCGGGTGAGGCACTGGTGCGGCACGCCTCCGGAATCCTGGCCGGGCTGACCGCGGCCGAGGAGGAGGTCGCCGCGATCGCCGGGCTGCGGGCGGGCCGGGTGCGGCTCGTCTCGTTCCCCAGCGGCAGTTCCACCCTGGTCCCCGGCGCCCTCGCCGCGATGCGCGCCGAGCACCCCGGCACCCGGGTCTCCCTGGTGGAGGCCGAACCGCCCCGTTCGGTGGAGATGCTGCGCGACGGCGACTGCGACATCGCCCTCGCGTTCCGGTACGGGACCTCCGGCGGCGAGTGGGACGACCTGGTCGTGCGCCCCCTGCTCACCGACCGGCTGATCGGCCTGGTTCCGGACGGGCACCGGCTGGCCGGCGCGGAGACCGTGGGCATCGGCGAACTGGCCGAGGAGCCGTGGATCGCCGGCTGTCCGCGCTGCCGCCGTCAGCTGGTGGAGGTCTGCGAGGAGTCCGGCTTCACCCCGCGGATCGACTTCGCCACCGACGACTACCCGGCGGTGATGGGCCTGGTGGGCGCGGGTCTGGGCGTGGCGGTCCTGCCGGAGCTGGCGATCGAGTCGGTACGCCCCAAGGGGGCCCGCACCATCACGGTGGAACCGGCCATCGAGCGCGAGATCGTGGCGCTGACCCTGCCGGACCTGGCCCGGGTGCCGGCGGTGGCGGCCACCCTGGACCAGCTGTCCCTGGCGGCCGCGCGCTGAACCGCCGTACGCGGAGCGGCGCGCGCCGAACCGCCGCGCGCCGAGCGACCGCTCCGGGCGGGCGGCGTACGGAGAAACGTTTCTGCTTCAGTGGGGCGGGCTCGGGTGTCAGGCGTGTCCCGGTCCGGAGGCGACGCCCGACGGGGTCGCCGCGATCAGCCGGTTGCGTGCCCGGCCCATCAGCTCTTCGCGCTCGTCCTCGGTCAGGCCGCCCCACACTCCGTAGGGCTCCCGTACCGCCAGCGCGTGCGCCGCGCACTCGGCCCGTACCGGGCAGCGCATGCACACCTCTTTCGCCGAGGTCTCGCGAGCGCTCCGGGCCGCCCCGCGCTCACCTTCCGGGTGGAAGAACAGTGAGCTGTCGACCCCCCGGCACGCGGCCAGCAGCTGCCAGTCCCACAGGTCTGCGTTGGGTCCGGGAAGGCGGGAGAAATCTGCCATTGCTTGTCCCCTCGAAACCGTGCTGTGTCGGAAACGGCATCCTCGACCGTCCGGATCTTCGGTGGCCGGAGTTCCGACCGTACATCTACGGTCTTAGTAGATGTAAATATGACTGATTGCGAATCTAGCCACAGACACCAGCAAAAGGGAAGAAAACCCGCCAAATAGGGCATGCCTTCAGGTGAAGATGAGGTTGACGGCTGGATCAACCGCGCCGCTCTCCTCCGTGTCCGGCCCTTCACGTAGAGTGCCGAACCCGACGGTCCGACCCGTAACTCTTTCGAGTGACCATCGTTGAGAGTGCGGAGGCGGTTGACGGAGATCGAGCTCGGGCACATGTCCGAGGGGGTCAACCGCACAGGTGACGACTTGTATCAGCCTGGAGGCTCAAGGTGACGCGCATCAGCTGCGGAGGACGGTCATGACATCCGTCCTCGTCTGCGACGACTCCCCGCTTGCCCGAGAAGCGCTCCGTCGCGCGGTGGCCACTGTGCCCGGCGTCGAGCGCGTGACGACGGCGGCCAACGGCGAGGAAGTCCTCCGCCGCTGGGGAGCCGATCGTTCGGATCTGATTCTGATGGACGTACGCATGCCCGGTCTGGGGGGTGTGGAGACGGTCCGGCGGCTGCTCTCCGCGGATCCCGGGGCCCGGATCATCATGCTGACCGTCGCCGAGGACCTGGACGGGGTCGCGCTCGCGGTCGCCGCCGGTGCCCGCGGCTATCTGCACAAGGACGCCTCGCGCGCGGAGCTGCGGGCCACCGTGACCCAGGCGCTGGCCGATCCGACGTGGCGGCTCGCCCCGCGCCGGCTGCGGTCCGCCGAGATGGGTGCGGCCCCGACGCTCACCGCGCGGGAGATCCAGGTGCTCGAAGGCATGAGTCACGGCCGTTCCAACGCGGAGATCGGGCGCGAGCTCTTCCTCTCCGAGGACACGGTGAAGACGCACGCCAGGCGGCTGTTCAAGAAGCTCGGCGCCTCGGACCGTGCCCATGCCGTGGCGCTCGGCTTCCGTTGGGGTCTGGTCCGCTGAGGGCGGGCCGTCCCCGGTGGCCGAGGCCGTCCCCGTCCGCACACCGGCGGACGGGGTGACGGGACCGGCGAGGGCCATGAAGCCCGTCGCCGGACCCTCCGTACCAGCGCTGTGTGACGCTTCCCGGCCGATGACGCATCCTTGAGTCGTGGAGTTCCTCAGGAACGATTCGGACGAGCGGAAGGGGAGGGCGCAGGACATGACATCCGGCGCACCCGCTCATAACGCTTCGGTGCACAACTCAGGACGCGGTGGAGCGGACCAGGCGGCACCAAGGCACCATGGTCCGATGCGCGACGACGAGACAACGGTGATCGGTGCTCTGGTGCACCGTGCCGTCGACGGCGACGCGCAGGCCACCCACGATCTGCTGGCCCATGTCCACCCCCTCGCCCTGCGCTATTGCAGGTCCCGGCTGAACCGGCTGCCCGGTGATGCTCGCCACTTCGTGGAGGACCTCGCGCAGGAGGTCTGCGTCGCGGTGCTGATGGCGCTGCCGCGCTACAAGGACACCGGCAGACCCTTCGAGGCCTTCGTCTTCGCCATCGCGGGCCACAAGGTCGCCGACCTCCAGCGTGCCGCCATGCGGCACCCGGGATCGACGGCCGTCCCCTCCGACGAGATGCCGGAGCGGCCCGACGATTCGCTCGGCCCCGAGGAGCGTGCGCTGCTCAGCAGCGATGCCGCCTGGGCGAAGAAGCTCCTCGCCAACCTCCCGGAGAATCAGCGCGAACTGCTGGTCCTGCGGGTCGCGGTCGGGCTGACCGCCGAGGAGACCGGACAGATGCTCGGGATGTCGCCGGGCGCGGTCCGGGTCGCCCAGCACCGCGCGCTGAGCAGACTGCGGGCTCTCGCCGAGCAGTAGGGCCGCAGGACCGCGACCGGACCGCGACCGGGATCGAGATCAGGATCGGGATCGGGAGACGTGTCACGGGGCCGGAAAAGCGTGTCGGCGAGGCCGGAGAATGTGTCGTAGGAACTGACAAAAGTTCTAACTGATCTTGATCGTGGAATGAGACACCCGTGGAGCCCGTTAGCATGGACATCCGCACCGATCAAGGCCATTTGGGGAAGGTGTCATGACTGCAAACGTCGACGGAGTGCCCGAGAAATTCGCGACGCTCGGGCTGACATACGACGACGTGCTGCTGCTGCCCGGCGCGTCCGACATGGCGCCCGATCAGATCGATACCTCCTCGTACATCTCGAAGAACGTGCGGGTGAACATCCCGCTGCTCTCCGCGGCGATGGACAAGGTCACCGAAGCACGCATGGCGATCGCCATGGCCCGGCAGGGTGGCGCGGGCGTACTGCACCGCAACCTCTCCATCGCCGACCAGGCCAACCAGGTCGACCTGGTCAAGCGCTCCGAGTCCGGCATGGTCACCGACCCGATCACGGTGCACCCCGATGCCACGCTCAGCGAGGCCAACGACCTGTGCGCCAAGTTCCGCATCAGCGGTGTCCCGGTCACCGACCCGGCGGGCAAGCTCCTCGGCATCGTCACCAACCGTGACATGGCCTTCGAGCCCGACCGTACGCGCCAGGTGCGCGAGGTCATGACGCCGATGCCGCTGGTCACGGGCAAGGTCGGCATCTCCGGCGTGGACGCCATGGAGCTGCTGCGCCGCCACAAGATCGAGAAGCTGCCGCTGGTCGACGAGTCGGGTGTCCTCAAGGGCCTCATCACCGTCAAGGACTTCGTCAAGGCCGAGAAGTACCCGAACGCGGCCAAGGACAAGGAAGGCCGGCTGCTCGTCGGCGCGGCCGTCGGTGTCGCGGGCGACGCCTACGAGCGCGCCCAGGCGCTCATCGAGGCGGGCGTCGACTTCATCGTCGTCGACACCGCCCACGGTCACTCCCGGCTGGTCGGCGACATGGTCGCCAAGATCAAGTCGAACGGGACGGTCGATGTCATCGGCGGCAACATCGCCACCCGTGACGGGGCCCAGGCGCTGATCGACGCCGGTGTGGACGGCATCAAGGTCGGCGTCGGCCCCGGCTCCATCTGCACCACCCGCGTGGTCGCCGGTATCGGCGTCCCGCAGGTCACCGCGATCTACGAGGCGTCCCTCGCCGCCAAGGCGGCCGGTGTCCCGGTCATCGGCGACGGCGGCCTCCAGTATTCCGGTGACATCGCCAAGGCCCTGGTGGCCGGAGCGGACACCGTGATGCTCGGCTCGCTGCTCGCGGGCTGCGAGGAGTCCCCGGGCGAGCTGCTGTTCATCAACGGCAAGCAGTTCAAGTCGTACCGCGGCATGGGGTCGCTGGCCGCGATGCAGACCCGTGGCGACCGCAAGTCCTTCTCCAAGGACCGGTACTTCCAGGAGGGTGTCGCCTCCGACGAGAAGCTGGTCCCCGAAGGCATCGAGGGCCAGGTGCCCTACCGGGGTCCGCTCTCCGCGGTCGTCCACCAGCTCACCGGCGGTCTGCGCCAGTCGATGTTCTACGTCGGCGGCCGCACCGTCCCGGAGCTCCAGGCCAACGGCCGGTTCGTACGGATCACCTCGGCGGGTCTCAAGGAGAGCCACCCGCACGACATCCAGATGACGGTCGAAGCGCCGAACTACAGCAGGAAGTAACGCATCACCGCAGGTGAGGGGCGGACCGGTGTTCCCGGGACCGCCCCTCACGTGTGTGTCGGGGATACTGGTCAGCGCAGACGTAGAGGGAAAGGCCACATCATCGTGACTGAGATCGAGATCGGGCGCGGCAAGCGCGGCCGCCGGGCGTACGCATTCGACGACATCGCCGTCGTACCGAGCCGCCGCACGCGCGACCCGAAGGAGGTCTCGATCGCCTGGCAGATCGACGCCTACCGCTTCGAGCTGCCGTTCCTGGCCGCTCCCATGGACTCCGTGGTCTCCCCGCAGCACGCCATCCGGATCGGCGAGCTCGGCGGCCTGGGCGTTCTCAACCTGGAAGGGCTGTGGACCCGGCACGCCGACCCGCAGCCGCTGCTCGACGAGATCGCCGAGATGCCCGTCGAGTCCGCGACCCGCAGGCTCCAGGAGATCTACGCCGCCCCCATCCAGGAGGAGCTGATCGGGCAGCGCATCAAGGAGGTGCGCGACTCCGGGGTCGTCACCGCCGCCGCGCTCTCGCCGCAGCGCACCGCGCAGTTCTCCAAGGCCGTCGTCGACGCGGGTGTGGACATCTTCGTCATCCGCGGTACGACGGTCTCCGCCGAGCATGTCTCGGGTGCGGCCGAGCCGCTCAACCTGAAGCAGTTCATCTACGAGCTGGACGTCCCGGTGATCGTCGGCGGCTGCGCCACGTACACCGCGGCCCTGCACCTGATGCGCACCGGCGCGGCCGGTGTCCTCGTCGGCTTCGGTGGCGGCGCCGCGCACACCACGCGCAACGTCTTCGGCATCCAGGTCCCGATGGCGACCGCGGTCGCCGATGTGGCCGGGGCCCGCCGTGACTACATGGACGAGTCCGGTGGCCGCTACGTGCACGTCATCGCGGACGGCGGCGTCGGCTGGTCCGGCGACCTGCCGAAGGCCATCGCCTGCGGTGCGGACGCCGTGATGATGGGCTCCCCGCTGGCCCGTGCGACGGACGCCCCGGGGCGTGGCCGGCACTGGGGCATGGAGGCGGTCCACGAGGACGTGCCGCGCGGCAAGCTGGTGGACCTGGGCTCGGTCGGGACGACGGAGGAGGTCCTCACCGGGCCTTCGCACACCCCCGACGGCTCGATGAACATCTTCGGCGCGCTGCGCCGTGCGATGGCCACCACGGGCTACAGCGACCTCAAGGAGTTCCAGCGCGTCGAGGTGACGGTGGCGGACTCGCAGCACCGCCGCTGACGCCGGACGCCCTCGGGCGTACGCGAGGAAGGGCCCGGACCACTCGTCGTGGTCCGGGCCCTTCCGTGTGCCGAATGCCGTCGTCCGGGGCGCGGTGCGGCGCCGCCGGTCCGTCCGGGTGGGCGGCGGGTGTCAGCCGGCCTTCTTGGCGCCACCGATCGCGGCGATCGGGCCGAGCGCGAGGAAGAGGTAGGTCATGAAGTCGGACTCTTCCTTCCAGAGCTTCGTCACCACGTCGAAGTGGTCGAAGAAGACCTCGGAGAACGACATGCCCGCCACGTCCGCCATGATCATCGACATGCCGACGAGCTGGCCGAGGTAGACGCCGCCGAGGGAGAAGAGGGCCGCCGCGCCGATGACGGCCGGGTTGCTCCCGCCGACCTTGCTCGCCGCGAAGCCGACGAGGAAGCCGACGCCGACCGCGGCGTAGCCGACCTCGCGCTCGATGGAGCCCGCGATCACGCCGTACAGGATGCCCGCGAGGATCGCGGCGCCCAGCGCGGCGAGCACACCGAGCCCGATGTTGTTGCGCGCCGGGGGTGCCGGGGCGAAGGGGGCGCCGCCGCCGAACTGGCCGGGCTGCTGGGCCGCGAAGGGGTTGCCGGTGGGGGCGGCCGGCTGCTGGCCGTACGGGTTGCCGGCCGGGGCACCGGGCTGCGGCTGGCTCGCGTACGGGTTCCCGTCGGCGGGCTGGCCGCCGTAAGGCTGCTGGGGCTGGTTGGGCGGTGGCACGGGCTGGCTCACGGTGGTTCTCCCCCTGGGGACGTATCCGCACGACTGTGCGAGATGTGACGCCGCAGGCTAGCAGCAGGTTCCGACAACGCCCACCGAAATCGTTGGGGCGGCTGGCCTGGAAGGGGTTCGGTGTCCGTCGGGGGACCGCTTCAGAGCCGGTGCGCGGCTCCGGCCGGAGTGGCGCCCCGGGTGTCCAGGAGGAGTTGGGCCTTCACCGCGAGGCCCTGGAGGTCGTACGTCCGGTGCTGCTGGAGCAGCAGGGTCAGGTCGGCGCTGGCGGCGGCCTCGTACAGCGAGTCGGCGCGCGGGACGGGGAGTTCGCGTACCCGCCAGTCCAGGACATGCGGGTCGTGGTAGCCGATCTGCGCGCCCATGTCCATCAGCCGTGTCGCGATCTCACGGGCGGGGGATGCCTCCTGATCGGCGCTGTCCGGCTTGTAGGTGACGCCGAGGAGCAGGACCCGGGCGCCGCGTACGGACTTCCCGTGCTCGTTCAGCAGGGTCGCGCAGCGCTGGATCACATAGCTCGGCATCCGGTCGTTGATCTCCTGGGCCAGCGAGACCATGCGCAACGGGTGGCCGGGGGTGCGCGTGCTGTACGGGAGGTAGCCGGGGTCGACCGGGGAGCCGTGGCCGCCGACGCCGGGGCCGGGGCGGAAGGGCTGGAAGCCGAAGGGCTTGGTCTCGGCGCACCGGATGACGTCCCACAGATCGACGCCGAGGTCGTGGCAGAGCACCGCCATCTCGTTGACGAGGGCGATGTTGACGTGCCGGAAGTTGGTCTCCAGGACCTTCGTCATCTCGGCCTCGCGCGGGCCGCGGGCCCGGACGACCTTGTCGGTGAGCCGGCCGTAGAAGGCGGCGGCCGACTCGGTGCACGCGGGGGTGAGGCCGCCGATGACCTTGGGGGTGTTGGCGTAGACGTGGGTGCGGTTGCCGGGGTCGAGCCGGCTGGGCGAGCAGGCGAGGTGGAAGTCGCGTCCGGCGCGCAGGCCCGAGCCCTCTTCGAGGAGCGGGAGCAGGAAGTTCTCGGTGGTGCCCGGGGGGACGGCCGATTCCAGCAGGACGGTGGTGTGCGGGCGCAGCCGGGCGGCCAGTGCGCGGGCCGCGTCACCGAGGGCGGTGAGGTCGAGGGTGCGGTCGGCGCCGAGCGGGGTCGGGGAGCAGATCACGGCGGTACGGACCCGGCCCAGTTCGGCCGCGCTGGTGGTGGGACGGAAGCCCCCGGAAAGCATCCGGCGGATGTCGGAGGCGGTGAGGGAGCCCTCGACGGGGGTGCGGCCCGCGGCGAGTTCCGTGCAGGGGCGTGGGTCGGTGTCGTAACCGACGGTGTCGATGCCGGCGGCGACGGCGGCCTGGGCGAGGGGCAGGCCGAGGTGACCGAGTCCGATGACGGCGAGGTCTGCGGGCATGTCGAGGCCGTCCTTCCCTAAGACCAAGAAGACAGAAAGCGCAACTGCTGGGGACAGTGCAATGTCAGACTAGGCGTAAATATGACCTATATGTCGCATTGTGTGGCCCCAGTCGCCGGGGTGTTGTCCACAGGCGGTGGCTGAAGTCGCCGACCGCGGACAGAATCGAGAGGTGGGCGCGGACGCCCCGGCCTCCCCGGCCGGGCGGCACCTCCGCGCCGGACCACCCCGATCTACCGGGAGGCAGCAGTGAGGACAGCGACACTGGGACCCGCGGAGCGTGCCACGGCGCTCGCCGCGATGGCCGAGCGCGAACTGGACGTGCTGGTCGTGGGGGCGGGCGTGGTCGGCGCCGGGACGGCGCTGGACGCCGTGACCAGAGGGCTCTCGACGGGGCTGGTCGAGGCCCGTGACTGGGCATCCGGCACATCGAGCCGGTCGAGCAAACTGATCCACGGCGGTCTGCGCTATCTGGAGATGCTCGACTTCGCGCTCGTACGCGAGGCACTGAAGGAGCGCGGACTGCTTCTGGAGCGGCTCGCCCCGCACCTGGTGAAGCCGGTGCCCTTCCTCTACCCGTTGCAGCACAAGGGCTGGGAGCGGCTCTACGCGGGCTCCGGCGTCGCGCTGTACGACGCGATGTCGATCTCGTCGGGCCATGGCCGGGGGCTGCCGGTGCACCGCCACCTCTCCCGCCGGCACGCCCTGCGGGTCGCGCCCGCGCTGAAGCGGGACGCCCTGGTCGGAGCCCTGCAGTACTACGACGCGCAGATGGACGACGCCCGCTATGTGGCGGCCCTGGTGCGCACCGCCGCCGGATACGGCGCCCATGTGGCGAACCGGGCCCGGGTGATCGGCTTCCTGCGGGAGGGCGAGCGGGTCGTCGGGGCACGGGTGCAGGACGTCGAAGGGGGCGGGGAGTACGAGGTCCGGGCCAAACAGGTGGTCAACGCGACCGGGGTGTGGACGGACGACACCCAGGCGCTGATCGGTGAGCGCGGGCAGTTCCACGTCCGGGCGTCGAAGGGCATCCACCTGGTCGTCCCCAAGGACCGCATCCACTCCTCGACCGGGCTGATCCTGCGTACCGAGAAGTCCGTGCTGTTCGTGATCCCGTGGGGCCGCCACTGGATCATCGGGACGACGGA is a genomic window of Streptomyces sp. NBC_01237 containing:
- a CDS encoding response regulator transcription factor, which encodes MTSVLVCDDSPLAREALRRAVATVPGVERVTTAANGEEVLRRWGADRSDLILMDVRMPGLGGVETVRRLLSADPGARIIMLTVAEDLDGVALAVAAGARGYLHKDASRAELRATVTQALADPTWRLAPRRLRSAEMGAAPTLTAREIQVLEGMSHGRSNAEIGRELFLSEDTVKTHARRLFKKLGASDRAHAVALGFRWGLVR
- a CDS encoding sigma-70 family RNA polymerase sigma factor → MRDDETTVIGALVHRAVDGDAQATHDLLAHVHPLALRYCRSRLNRLPGDARHFVEDLAQEVCVAVLMALPRYKDTGRPFEAFVFAIAGHKVADLQRAAMRHPGSTAVPSDEMPERPDDSLGPEERALLSSDAAWAKKLLANLPENQRELLVLRVAVGLTAEETGQMLGMSPGAVRVAQHRALSRLRALAEQ
- the guaB gene encoding IMP dehydrogenase is translated as MTANVDGVPEKFATLGLTYDDVLLLPGASDMAPDQIDTSSYISKNVRVNIPLLSAAMDKVTEARMAIAMARQGGAGVLHRNLSIADQANQVDLVKRSESGMVTDPITVHPDATLSEANDLCAKFRISGVPVTDPAGKLLGIVTNRDMAFEPDRTRQVREVMTPMPLVTGKVGISGVDAMELLRRHKIEKLPLVDESGVLKGLITVKDFVKAEKYPNAAKDKEGRLLVGAAVGVAGDAYERAQALIEAGVDFIVVDTAHGHSRLVGDMVAKIKSNGTVDVIGGNIATRDGAQALIDAGVDGIKVGVGPGSICTTRVVAGIGVPQVTAIYEASLAAKAAGVPVIGDGGLQYSGDIAKALVAGADTVMLGSLLAGCEESPGELLFINGKQFKSYRGMGSLAAMQTRGDRKSFSKDRYFQEGVASDEKLVPEGIEGQVPYRGPLSAVVHQLTGGLRQSMFYVGGRTVPELQANGRFVRITSAGLKESHPHDIQMTVEAPNYSRK
- a CDS encoding GuaB3 family IMP dehydrogenase-related protein; this translates as MTEIEIGRGKRGRRAYAFDDIAVVPSRRTRDPKEVSIAWQIDAYRFELPFLAAPMDSVVSPQHAIRIGELGGLGVLNLEGLWTRHADPQPLLDEIAEMPVESATRRLQEIYAAPIQEELIGQRIKEVRDSGVVTAAALSPQRTAQFSKAVVDAGVDIFVIRGTTVSAEHVSGAAEPLNLKQFIYELDVPVIVGGCATYTAALHLMRTGAAGVLVGFGGGAAHTTRNVFGIQVPMATAVADVAGARRDYMDESGGRYVHVIADGGVGWSGDLPKAIACGADAVMMGSPLARATDAPGRGRHWGMEAVHEDVPRGKLVDLGSVGTTEEVLTGPSHTPDGSMNIFGALRRAMATTGYSDLKEFQRVEVTVADSQHRR
- a CDS encoding nucleotide sugar dehydrogenase, translating into MPADLAVIGLGHLGLPLAQAAVAAGIDTVGYDTDPRPCTELAAGRTPVEGSLTASDIRRMLSGGFRPTTSAAELGRVRTAVICSPTPLGADRTLDLTALGDAARALAARLRPHTTVLLESAVPPGTTENFLLPLLEEGSGLRAGRDFHLACSPSRLDPGNRTHVYANTPKVIGGLTPACTESAAAFYGRLTDKVVRARGPREAEMTKVLETNFRHVNIALVNEMAVLCHDLGVDLWDVIRCAETKPFGFQPFRPGPGVGGHGSPVDPGYLPYSTRTPGHPLRMVSLAQEINDRMPSYVIQRCATLLNEHGKSVRGARVLLLGVTYKPDSADQEASPAREIATRLMDMGAQIGYHDPHVLDWRVRELPVPRADSLYEAAASADLTLLLQQHRTYDLQGLAVKAQLLLDTRGATPAGAAHRL